Part of the Aquimarina sp. MAR_2010_214 genome is shown below.
AGAACCAATGATAGGGAACGGACAAGTACGTTACACGAATTTACAAAGTGGTTTACATACGTTCGATTTTAATTTGAAACTACATAAAGATATTGAGATTCCTATTGATTCTATTACATCAGAATCTATTCAGTTTTTGTATTGTTTAGAAGGTTATTGTTATCATCAATTTCAAACTTTCGAAGAAATCACACAAATTGAACAATTTCAAACCGCTGTTGTACATAGTGATAAAGGTTTAGTCAGCAAAATTATTATTAGAAAAGGTGATCATTTGAAGTTTAATATCATCTGTGTAAATAAGAAAAAGTACTTTGATAAATATAGTAAAGAAGATAACCCATTTGGTAAAAAACTTCAAGTTTTATTGTATGAGATAGGAAATAAATCAAAACATTTTCATTTAGGTAATTATAGCATGAAAATTGCTGAGCAATTAAAATTGTTATTTGGAATCGAGCATAGTAATGAAATTTCTGAATTTTTATCACAAAAGGGAAGGTATTATCTTGTTCTTGCAAAGCATATTGAACAGTTTCAAGCTGAAATTGAAAACACATCTAATACAAGCGGACTTCTAAAAAACGAGTTGAAGTTGATTTCTGAAGTTAGTGATTATATAAAAGAATATCCAGAGGTGCAGCACAGTATTAAAACCTTATGCCTAAAGTCTGGACTTTCTCCTGCAAAGTTACAAGAAGGTTTTAAGTTTATATTTGAAAGGACCGTTTCTGATTTTGTTAGGAATGTACGAATAGAAAAAGCAGAAAAACTCATTAAAACGACAGATTTAACTATTTCAGAAATTGTATATTCTATAGGGTTAACTAGTAGAAGTTATTTTTGTAAAATATTTAAGAAAAAATATCACTGTAGCCCAAAAGAGTATAAGTCTAAATGATGAGGTGTTAGTCCCCTATACTCAATATCTTTGATTAGTATTTTATACTATAAGAAATTATTGTATACTCTTATTCTTTGACTTATACATCAAGAAACTGGTACAACAAAATAACACATATAAAAAAAGAAACCACACAGAAAAAGACTACATAATGCCCCCCATTAAGACTCTTGCGTTTTTTAGTGTTTTTTTACGCTTAATTCTTGTGATTTCTTTTATTTACAAAAATCCCCAGAAAACTTATCTATAATTTGAAAACAAATAAATTTCCCAGGTAATTTTTTTATTATAACTTAAATAGAGATAAGTTAAATATTATTTTAGGTCTTCTAAAGTTCTTATACCAGACAAACCACTAACGATTTTATTTTTTTGTGTTGTTAAAACAACTTGTGTACTTGGAGGCAGAGAAGTTTCAGAGAGCACTTCATTATATTCTTTTATTGACGCTTCTTCACCCCGTATAGCTTCTTCTAGCATTGCTTCTTCATTGTCTCCAGAAACTAACGATTTTATATCCATCCAAGTTCTATGTAAATTTCCGGTAATACTACCTCCTTTTTCAATTTCTTGCCCAAAAGATTTAATTTCTGTCTTTAATTCATGCCCAAAGTCATAACGTTGTTGAGCCTTTTGGTTAAAGTAGTTTTTTAAAGAAGAATGATTTACATTTTCTGAGGCCTTCTTGAAACCTTTTTCTGCATCGTATGTCTTTTCTAATAAATTATTTAACTTGTTTCCTACTTCTTCAGTATATGTTTTCATAATGTTAAGGTTTTAAATTATAGGTAGTTCTTTATAGATGTGTACCCTTTAACATCTTAATTATGTTAGTGTGGTTAGGTAATTATCCTTGTATGTTAGAATTTAGTTGTTGTCTGATTTTCTTTTAAAAGATCTTTTTGATATTACGACTATAATACCAGATGTAAACCCACTAACGAACATTAGTATTAAATGAAGCCCCATATTTCTATACTTATATCTCGGTTATTACATTATAAAATTACTGATGTTTTAAGGCTTTATTTTGTTCAAAAGAAGTAAACATTAACTCATTTACTATTTTAACATTTTATTAAAAAAATACTGATATTTGGAAGGTTTTTTGAGTTAGTTATGTAACTAACAACTTTATATATATAACTTTTGAAATGATTTAAAAAGAGTTGAAATGAGTTCATTATAAAAAAGCGGAGGCGATTCGTAATGTAGAAAAAGGAAATATGGTTTCGTAGACAAAAAATTAATGTTTTTTACACACAAATAAGCTTATAACGATTATAATAATCCCGAAAACATAGTTACATTAGGAATTGTTATTATCTAGTATTTGAGTACTTAAACCATGAGTACCAGAAGTTTTTGGTACTTATAGCTTAAATATATATCCTATAAGGGCAATTTATCGTATATTAAAAGGATAGGTTTTATTAATTAATCATGTTTTTTTTTGATGATTTAATGAACTATTCGTAGAAACTTACTTCTTAGTTATTAAATAAATTTTTTAGGGATATAAAACCTTGAGATAAGATTAATTAATAATCTTTCCGTTTTTATTAAACTCAATATCTTGTT
Proteins encoded:
- a CDS encoding helix-turn-helix transcriptional regulator, with amino-acid sequence MSKIENDLFGIPYELNVLKEHLQGNITIDYDIHTLTIEPMIGNGQVRYTNLQSGLHTFDFNLKLHKDIEIPIDSITSESIQFLYCLEGYCYHQFQTFEEITQIEQFQTAVVHSDKGLVSKIIIRKGDHLKFNIICVNKKKYFDKYSKEDNPFGKKLQVLLYEIGNKSKHFHLGNYSMKIAEQLKLLFGIEHSNEISEFLSQKGRYYLVLAKHIEQFQAEIENTSNTSGLLKNELKLISEVSDYIKEYPEVQHSIKTLCLKSGLSPAKLQEGFKFIFERTVSDFVRNVRIEKAEKLIKTTDLTISEIVYSIGLTSRSYFCKIFKKKYHCSPKEYKSK
- a CDS encoding PA2169 family four-helix-bundle protein, coding for MKTYTEEVGNKLNNLLEKTYDAEKGFKKASENVNHSSLKNYFNQKAQQRYDFGHELKTEIKSFGQEIEKGGSITGNLHRTWMDIKSLVSGDNEEAMLEEAIRGEEASIKEYNEVLSETSLPPSTQVVLTTQKNKIVSGLSGIRTLEDLK